A single Watersipora subatra chromosome 7, tzWatSuba1.1, whole genome shotgun sequence DNA region contains:
- the LOC137400498 gene encoding NACHT and WD repeat domain-containing protein 2-like → MGKDIRKCNERQRFFFIFTSVHLVTSSWREYNSISHKMGVELRRKIWSLKFSPFKMDTKNATRESVLKGSFAGLPPRRKKAVRIFLSSTFTDMKEERNYLMSETFPRLKDYCQKNYKLEFQVVDMRWGIQDRANDDHSTPELCMREIHNCQKESLGPNFVCFLGNRYGTRYLSKFILDEHWNVLMPYIQSGETKALLEEWYKLDTNSEKHRRILQPVSSKYNTSKTEEKEKWWKESSAMYDSLKDAAVEARYVGLLSEKDAHTFLRSVTEEELDRAGLLTDEQCENREKCLAFIRNISNADSINVTEEKAGKFLDIESKKIDKERQDFLAELKEKVKKNLPFENIKEYSVQWLENQTKNGLTFQGQKGYLENFGEDFFNQVKTLIDRAAVIEAESFSDIYEEEVSQEAVSHLKQAEHRLSNFVGRKAILDEVESYVTGNSQHPLVVYGNSGCGKTSVMAFAARETSKWLPDSSVILRFLGTTQSSSDIEHLLRSLTAQIMRLKFNSTCTDADNLQGKSLQELTDVFHTELEDYDKYGHACPLAVFVDSVDQLADNVMAYNLSWLPVVLPPKIKFIISTLPHAHGICESASTLGIPMRNFVKVEELDEKSALEIVDEWFSKSKRKMSEKQRPLLIDAFKHQKVTPLYIKLVFDIIKGWSSFQKACSIPETVSDCMDHLFTTLENTHGKSQVQLALAYLSCCPGEIGETELEDALSLDEDFLNEVYQYHLPPIRRIPPTLWIRMRNDIRDYLVERDSHGVTAQFWYHRQFREFADKRYGGKSGANTTKCLSVLCEYFTNMWSGDTAKPFKYGKVQIDRLKVKNPPTPQKRLVVPQPTRYNDDRHRFNTRKIIVLGKLWTSDALKEQVFQNSSAYLMDIEFLTGKFVVDSWKNIETEFVQLKDYMRQQLTGKAKVALSNKEVYFTEFCYIHAVLKMYNGLISRAPLSLPSQLFACLQDKYSEDRLPNLSWFLAQLTSGKGIEVCPFLPVAKTLESPGGMQLRSRLHISPESMLSFTYKNKPTVAVCSEQIVLYTLEDNGEISEQTLATPDRKPHCVKFFSIGEKENYLVGCANRFVLISLDNNRIECNECPSAGTLLYASMTIVRFRYRALQSINLT, encoded by the exons ATATGAAGGAAGAGAGGAACTACCTGATGAGTGAAACATTTCCCAGACTTAAAGACTATTGCCAGAAGAACTACAAACTTGAGTTTCAG GTGGTTGACATGAGGTGGGGCATACAGGATAGAGCTAATGATGATCATTCGACGCCTGAGCTTTGCATGAGGGAAATACACAACTGCCAAAAGGAGTCTCTTGGCCCTAACTTTGTG tGTTTTCTTGGAAACAGATATGGAACGAGATACCTCAGTAAGTTCATACTTGATGAGCATTGGAATGTTCTGATGCCTTATATCCAGTCAGGAGAAACCAAGGCTTTGCTAGAAGAGTGGTATAAACTGGATACAAACTCAGAAAAACATCGTCGCATTCTACAACCAGTTAG TTCTAAATACAACACATCCAAAACAGAGGAAAAGGAAAAATGGTGGAAAGAATCGTCAGCCATGTACGATTCACTCAAAGACGCAGCTGTGGAGGCCAGGTATGTCGGCCTTTTGAGTGAAAAAGACGCTCACACCTTTCTCCGCTCAG TGACGGAGGAAGAGCTAGACCGAGCTGGTCTTTTGACAGATGAACAGTGCGAGAATAGAGAAAAATGTTTGGCATTCATTCGCAACATTTCTAATGCTGACAGTATTAATGTCACAGAGGAAAAAGCTGGCAAATTTCTAGATATCGAGTCTAAGAAAATTGATAAAGAGAGACAAG attttttggcTGAGCTCAAGGAGAAAGTAAAAAAGAACCTGCCTTTTGAGAATATCAAAGAATATTCAGTGCAGTGGTTGGAGAATCAGACAAAGAATGGTTTGACATTTCAAGGTCAAAAAGGTTACCTGGAAAATTTTGGGGAAGACTTTTTCAATCAAGTGAAGACACTGATTGACCGTGCTGCTGTAATTGAAGCTGAAAGTTTCTCG GACATTTATGAAGAAGAGGTGAGCCAAGAAGCAGTAAGCCATCTCAAGCAAGCAGAACATCGCCTTTCCAACTTTGTCGGAAGAAAGGCTATCTTGGACGAAGTTGAGAGTTATGTCACCGGAAATTCTCAACACCCTCTAGTAGTCTATGGCAACTCGGGATGTGGCAAAACAAGTGTCATGGCATTTGCTGCTAGAGAG ACGTCCAAGTGGCTGCCAGATTCATCAGTGATTCTGCGATTTCTTGGTACCACCCAGTCAAGCTCTGACATCGAGCACCTGCTTCGAAGTCTAACCGCACAAATCATGCGATTGAAGTTCAACAGTACTTGCACGGATGCTGACAATCTGCAAGGCAAAT CCCTTCAGGAGTTGACTGACGTATTCCACACAGAACTTGAGGATTATGACAAATACGGTCATGCTTGCCCTTTGGCAGTCTTTGTGGACTCTGTGGACCAATTAGCGGATAACGTCATGGCCTACAACTTATCCTG GCTTCCAGTTGTGCTGCCACCAAAAATCAAGTTTATCATTTCAACATTGCCTCATGCTCATGGAATCTGCGAATCTGCCTCCACATTAGGCATACCAATGCGGAACTTTGTGAAAGTTGAAGAACTTGATGAAAAATCCGCTTTAGAAATTGTGGATGAGTGGTTCAGCAAGTCAAAGCGGAAG ATGTCTGAAAAGCAGAGACCATTGTTGATTGATGCTTTTAAACACCAGAAGGTTACTCCACTCTACATCAAACTTGTATTTGACATCATCAAAGGATGGTCTTCCTTTCAAAAAGCATGCTCTATCCCTGAAACCGTTTCTGATTGTATGGATCATTTGTTTACCACTCTAGAGAACACACATG GAAAGTCCCAGGTTCAGCTGGCACTCGCTTATCTTTCATGCTGCCCAGGAGAAATAGGGGAAACAGAACTCGAAGACGCACTGTCTCTAGATGAAGACTTTCTTAATGAAGTCTATCAG TATCACCTCCCACCAATAAGAAGGATACCACCTACCCTATGGATAAGAATGAGGAATGATATCCGAGACTACCTTGTTGAACGGGATTCACATGGAGTTACTGCCCAGTTTTGGTACCACAGACAGTTCCGAGAGTTTGCTGATAAAAG ATATGGCGGAAAAAGTGGGGCAAATACCACCAAATGTCTCAGCGTTCTCTGTGAGTATTTCACCAACATGTGGAGTGGAGACACAGCTAAGCCTTTCAAATATGGAAAGGTACAAATTGACAGACTAAAAGTCAAAAATCCTCCAACACCCCAGAAAAG ATTGGTGGTGCCGCAGCCAACAAGGTACAATGATGATCGGCATAGGTTCAACACTCGTAAGATCATAGTCCTTGGCAAGCTCTGGACAAGTGATGCATTAAAGGAACAAGTATTTCAAAACAGTTCAGCTTACCTCATGGATATTGAGTTCCTTACAG GAAAGTTTGTGGTGGATTCTTGGAAAAATATAGAAACAGAGTTTGTTCAGCTGAAAGATTATATGAGGCAACAGCTCACAGGAAAGGCAAAG GTCGCTTTGTCAAACAAAGAAGTTTACTTCACCGAGTTTTGCTATATCCATGCTGTGCTCAAGATGTACAATGGCTTGATATCTCGGGCGCCGCTGTCTCTTCCTTCACAACTGTTTGCTTGTCTCCAGGACAagtacagtg AAGATAGGCTTCCAAATCTATCCTGGTTTCTTGCCCAGCTAACTTCTGGAAAAGGAATTGAGGTGTGCCCATTTCTTCCAGTAGCTAAAACTTTAGAATCGCCTGGAGGAATGCAGCTTAGGTCTCGACTTCACATCTCACCGGAAAGCATGCTCAGTTTCACCTATAAGAACAAACCAACG GTTGCAGTTTGTTCAGAGCAGATTGTGTTGTACACTCTTGAAGACAATGGAGAGATTTCGGAGCAAACACTTGCCACTCCAGATAGGAAACCTCACTGCGTCAAGTTTTTTTCGATTGGAGAAAAAGAGAACTACCTTGTTGGTTGTGCCAACAGGTTTGTGCTCATTTCTCTTGACAACAACCGCATTGAGTGCAACGAGTGTCCA AGTGCTGGAACTTTATTGTACGCTTCCATGACCATTGTTAGGTTTCgttacagagccttacaatcgATAAATCTGACATGA